The window CTTTCAGTGACGTGACCGAAGCCGTCACGCTGCGCCAGCAGCTGACCTCCCAGGCGTTCCAGGATGACCTGACCGGCCTGGGCAACCGCCGCGCCTTCCAGCGCGCTGTCCGGGACCTGCGTGGTCCACGGGCCGCGGCACTCCTGATCGACATCGACCACTTCAAGGAAGTCAACGACACGTATGGGCATCACGTGGGAGACGACCTCCTGCGGGAACTGGCCGCCCGTCTGTGCGCCCACACGCCGGACGGGACGCTCATCGCCCGCCTGGGCGGCGACGAATTCGGCCTCATGCACCCCGACCTGGACCCCGCGCTGGCCTCTGACTTGGCCGTCCGGCTGGTGGACGCCCTGGGCCAGCCGGTACACGTGGGCACGATCTGCGTTCACGTGAGTGCCAGTGTGGGCGTGGCCGTGGCCGGTCGCGTACCGGACGGCGACCTGCACCGCGCTGCGGATCTCGCCATGTACGCCGCGAAACATGCCGGGAAGGCCGGGTGGCGGACCTACACCGTCGAACTCGACCTGGAACGCCTGCGGTAACCGGTGCGGCGCGCAGGGCACCCGGGCCGGCCGCAGTCCGGCGTGGTCCTCGCGCCTACAACCTGGCTTGAATCGAGCGGGCCCTACCTCCAGGAGCCACCGGCCATGCATGGAACAGGGCCGCTCATGCAGGCGGCAGCTCTGCCCTGCGCATGAAACGGCCCCTGCAATTTGTCGAGAGACCCCCGGGTCAGTTCAGGCGCCGCATCTCCTGACTGAGCTGTTCCCGCAGGCGCGCGTAGACATCCCGCGCCATCTGATCCAGGTCCACCGCCGCCGTTTGCGGGGCGCGTCGACCGACCGCCTGATCTTCGGGGGGGCGGCTGGCCGCCTTGGCCGGCGGCGCTGGGGCCGGACGGTCCGCAGCGGCAGCATGCCAGGGCACAGCGCCAGGCCCAGGAGGAGGTGACGAGGGCCGCGGGGCCGGCGCTGCGGGCAGGCGGGCCGCGCCCGGGCGTGGACCGGAGGACAGTGAGGGTTCGCCGGACCAGGTGGGGAGTGGTTCCCACGGGGCCGGCAGCCCCGGGGCGCGTCTGGGCGGCGCCGGGTCCGGCGTGTGCTCGAAGGCGGCGTGTTCGGTGGCCAGCGCGACGGCTTCCTCATCGGCCGCCTGCGGCGCTGCGTGCGTGAGGGCCGAAGGAACGAACAGCGGGTCGCGGGCGCGGCGGGCGTGCGTGAATTCATGCGCCGCGAGGGCCAGGCCCGCCGGCCGATCAAGGGGCAGGTCGTGCGGCAGGAACACCGTGTCCCCGAGGGTCAGGCCGTCCGCGCGGGCCGCGCGCAGCGCCGGGGCCACCTCGGGTCGGCGGATCACCCGGACGTCCGCGACACTGGTCCCCAGAACGTCACGCAGGGCCGCCAGTTCACCCGGCGCCAGGGGCGTGCCGTGCCCATCGCGGTGCGCTGCGTGCGCCAGCGCTGAGAGGACGCCGTCCACGCCGGGCGGAGTGCTGAGGGGTACCGCTGGCACGGCTGCCGGACTCCGCTGCACGCCGGGCCGGGGCAGCGGCATGACCGGGGTGGGCGTGCCCGGCGCAGTTCTCGGCCCCACCGGCGGCCGGTCAGCCCGCTGGGGCAGCTGGGGGAGAGTTCGTGGGGTGGCCGTGACCTCAGGGTTCTGACGCTGCAATGAGTACACAGCTGGCGTGTCCAGTTCCCTGTCCGGTGCGGCGCGGCCCGGTGTCTCTGCGAACGGCGCGACGGATTCTGCGGGTCCGGGAGTGGCTGGGTTTGTGGGCCAGAAGGCGTTCATCGCAGTTTCCTGCGCCATGTCTGGTGGTACGGCGGCCGGAACCTGGATGGGTTCAGGACGTGATGCCGTGGCGAGAGGAGGAAGGATCCCTTCAGGCGGGGTCGTGGGAGGCGCGGGAAGATACGCGTTCGGCGCGACCTGAGAGAGGCCGGGGTCTGAGGCCACCGGCGGGTCCGGCTGGTGGCTCCAGGGAGCTGCCGGGGCTGACCCGGCTGTGCGCTGGACCGAGGCGGGAACAACTGGCAGCCCTTGAACAGGCTGCACGGTGGGCAGCGGGACAGGCATGGCCGTGTGGCGCCCTACCTGAGTCCCCACGGGAGGCGTAAGGAGCGGGCTCATCGGCGGAGCATGGAGCGGCAGCCACGATTCTGTAGTGACTGGGGTAAGCGAGGGGCGCAGCAGAGCGGATGTCGGTCGTGCGACGGGCCAGGGAGCCGGGGCCTGGACGAACACAGCGGCATCTTCCGCAGGCATATCCGAGCTGGCCAGGGCCGGGCGGTGCGGCAGTGGACTGGGCGGGACTGGCCAGACTGCTGACGTGGAAGGTGCGGCTGGATGCGTTTCAGCCCAGGCTCGCCCAGTCTGTGGGGTGCTCTCTGGCGAATCCCCGTGATCTCTGAACGCTGCGCGCCGGACGGTCGGAATGAAACCCGGTCGGGCCGTCCCGATCGGCGGCTCGATTTGTTCCTGCGCGGCAACCTGATCTGACTGTGCCGGGCGCGCCGTGACCTGTTCTGGAGGTACCTGAGTCGTGCGTTCCTCCAGATCACGTCCATCAACGATCGGCCTTACCGTCTGCCCTTGTGCCTCTGGCATGGTCACGTTGACGTCCAGTCCGGCCGAGGAGGTTCGGCCCGTTTGGAGGACACGCGCACGGATGGGCTGTCCCGTTCGGTCCGTGCTGCCCGGCGCCTGGGTCAGTGCGGGCAGGGTGGCGGCCTGCTCCATTGGGGAAGGTACGGTCAGGCTGGGTTGATCATTCCTCACGACCCGGATGGGCGCGGCGGATTGAACTGGTCTTGCGATCGACGGTGCTTGAGGGGCTGGCGCAGTCGCGTCACGCTCCCAGGTGAGTGCGGACTGACTGGGTGTGGGACTGAATTGACTGGTCAGTTCCAGACTGTTGATTTCAGGCTGGACGTCAATCCCAGCTGGAGTCGGTGAGTCCAGCAGCAGGGACGGCTCCTGCTGTGACGTCGAAACAGGCGTAGCCTGACGTGCACTCGGATCAGTCAAGAAACCAGGTGGGTCGGGCAGGCGTGGCGGAACTGGGGACTGGGCAGGCACGGCCCCGGCCTGGACGTCGATCCCAGCTGGAGACGGTGAGTTCAGCAGTGGGGACGGCGCCTCCCATGATGTCGAAACAGGCGCAGCCTGACGGGCGCTAGGATCAGTCAGGAAGCCAGTTGGGTCGGGTAGGCGTGGCGGAACTGGGGAGTGGACGGGCACGGCCCTTTCCGTCCCCACGTCCTGCGGGAGGGGGTGGAGTGCCGGGACCTGCCCCATAAGCCTGGAAGGTTGTTCGGTCGAGTTTGTGTCTCTGGTGAGTGGCGCTGCCAGTTCATGGGGCAGTGCAGCGAGAGGTGAACCGTCAGGTTCAGTTGGTGCGGTCACGATCCTGGCCGCCTTCCGTGGTGTGCGGTCTGGACTGAGCTGAGGGGTGACTGCCGCTTTAACGCCCCTATCCTCTGCGCGTTTGTAGCTCTCTGGGAGCGAGGTCAGGTTGGTCAGATCAGTCGTGACCACTCGCTGATCCTCCTGGCTCCCCTGTGGCTGGTCGTGCTGGCTGGTCGGCCCGGGTGCTGCGGGAATCGCAGCTGTCACCGCATTGAGCCAGGGGTCGGCTGGCAGGTCGGTCTCTGACACGGGTGCAGTCGGTGCGGCGACGGCTGGCCCATCCGTGCCGGGAGACTTTGCCGGGTTCGTGTTGACTGATGACACTGGCTGCGCGAGCGGCGTGACTTGGCCAGGGAGTCGTGATGGCGCTGGGGACAGGCCAGGCGCGCTCTCGGTGGCGGGTGTCGGTGAAGTGGCCGGCGCCGTGCCGTCAGGTAAAGGGAGTGCAGTCTGTTGGGCCGTGCTGGGCTGTGCTGGACTGGCGAGCGCGGATTGGACCTGATCTGAATCGGGCTGCTCCTGCTCCTGCTGCGTCTGCCCGGACGGGGCCGCTGTGAGTCCTCGCTCTGGGTCCTCGTCCTGTTCAGTAGAGGGGGTGCGTGGGGTCGCCTGCGGCTCACGGCCCTGCCCGCGACTGCGGGCTTTCACGCGGGGGCCGGCGCCCGTGCCGTGCGTGGGGGCCGCCTCGGCGCGCGGGGCCGGAGCGACGGGCAGGTCGGGCGCGCCGACGTTGCGTTCCGGATGATGGTCCTGCCAGTCCTCCAGTTGCCTGAAGGGAATCACGCTGGCTTCGGTCTCCCCGGCCGCTTCCAGTTCAGCGAAGCGGTTCAGGCGGGCCAGGATGTTCTGTGAGACGTCCGCCGGGATGGGCGGCGCGGCCTTCACTTCCTCTGGCTCGGCCGCCGGGGCGGGCGCGCGCAGGGGGACAGGCCGGGGGCGGCGAGGCAGGCGGACGGTAATGTCGTTGTTGCCGCCGCGCAGCAGCACCTCCAGCTCCCGCCGCTCACGGTCCTGCTGCTCCCGGTCTGTCTGCGCTTTCGCAGGGTCTGGGTGCAGGTCCGGGAGGGGAGCGCTGGCCTGAGGGTCCGCAGTCGGCAGGTCCTGCACGACCGGACGCACCTCTGGTGCCGGGGTGGCTGACATGGGAGCCTCGTTCACCTGGGGCCGGGCCGCCACTTCTTCCGTTGGGGCGGGCGTGGTCGCTGGACGTGCCGCTTCCAGCTGGACCGGGCTGGCGGGCCGGTCTGCTGGCGTGTCGGCACGGGCCTCGCGGGCTACACTCGGGCGGGACGGTGGGGCGACCTCCAGATCAGCTTCCGAGGGTCGGGCCGTCACATCTTCACGGGGGGTGTGCGTGGGCTCTGGGCGTTCGGCTCCCTTGCCGGGCGGGCGAGCGGGCCGGTCTGCTGGCGAGTCGACATGCGCGGTGTGGGGCACGCCCGGGTTCGGCAGCGCGGCAACCTGCGGGTCAGCCTGGGGCGGTGTGAGGTCGGCGGCGCGAGGGGCTTCCTGCTGGGGTGCGGTCCGCGGGGTGACTGCTGCGCTGTCGCGGGCGGGCGTGAAGTCCGGCTCGGTGTTCAGGGCCAGGGCTTCCCTGAACGACGCGGCGCGCAGGGGCCGGGCCTCCATGACGGGCGGCGTCTGCTCCTGCACCGGCCCGGTGGGGACGGGCGCAAAGGAGGCTGGCGGTGTCTCGCTCAGCCCTGCGGCGAGGAGCGCAGCGCGGTCACCGAACGGGTCTGCCTGAAGCTCTGCGGGCGCGTAGGGCGTGGCCTCCTCCGTCCAGACGGGAGTGGGGTCCGGCGGGCTCGGCGCGAAGCGCGGTGCGGGGGCCGTCCGCTGCGGCGCGGCTGGGCTGGGGGTGGGGTCCGCGAGCGGCTCGGTCCAGTCTGGCTCCTGCGCGGGCGCCGTCCAGCCTGGCGGGAGGGTGGCCTGCGGCGCGTGGGGTAGAGCGATCAGGCGGGCCGGGACTCGCCGGACCCGCGCGGCCAGAGGGGCGGGCGGTAGAGGCTGGACCAGCGCCGGCGTCACGCCCAGCGGGACCGGGCCCCAGAAGGTGGGGAGGGGGTCCTGGCGGGTGATGGCCATGCGCGTGGCGTGTTTCAGGCGGGCGAGCCGCTCGTCGATGGAATTCACGTCGCTCCTTTCGGGGGCAGCGGGGGTCAGGGCGAGGAGGGTCGCGCCGGGCGTTACTGGCTGATCTGGAGGAAGCCCGCGTGCGCGAGTTCCAGCGTCTCGACCGCGACAGCGTCGCCGCTCCCGGCGAACTGCGGGCCGCTCCACTTGACGGGGTACGCCTGGAGCAGCTCGAACCGGGTGAGGACCGCGCCGGTCGTCTGGTAGACGGTGATGGTCACGTTGCGGACGTCCAGGTAGCCCTGCACGATGTTCAGGTGCCACTGTAGGAGCTTCTGCCCGGCGACCACGCCGCGCTTCAGGGTCAGGTTGCCCACCTTGGACCGCACCGGGAGGCGCAGCACGCGGTCGTTTACGCCACCCTCAATGAAGTCCATGGTTTCCGTCTCGATGGTCAGGCCGCTCACCTCGCTGAACGCGGCCTGTTCCAGGCCGTCGATGGCGACGTGGTAGCGGTGGTTGGAGAGCACCTGATGCGCGGCCTTCTGCGGGGTGGTGGGGACGGGCAGCCCGAAGCGGCGTGCGGCGGCCTCGGCACTCAGGTTGTGGCTGGCCTGCACGCCGCGGCTGTCGGTACGGACGCTGGCCTGCCCGGCTGGGGTGTCTGCGCGGGCCACGCCGCCGCGCACGGTGGCGCTCACGCGGGGGACGCGACTCATGATGAGCCTCCGCGGCGCTGGTGGTCGAGGCGCAGGTCTTCCAGCATCAGCGCGTACACGCGGCGGGTGAGTTCATCCAGGTCCGGAGTGCTGGGGCGGGGGGCGCGGGTGCCGACAGCCACCTGCTCCTTGCGCTGCGGAGTGGGCGCTGCCGGAGTCATGCGCCCGCCAGGTCGAGCTCAAGCACGGCGCCGCAGTGCGGGCATTCCGTCTCGACCGTGTCGGGCAGGGCTGGGGTGCCGGGCACAGGGGCAAGGGCGCCGGGCGTGAACGGGGCGGGCGCGTGGCCGCTGTTCAGGTGCGCGTACAGCTGTTGCAGGTGCGCGAAGTCAGCGGCGGGGAGTGCGGCGAGCACGTCGGGCGTGACCGGCGCGAAGGGACCCAGGCGGGTGGTGACGCGGGAGAGCAGCAGCAGGGGGTAGTAGGCTTCGTTGCGCTGCACGCGCGGATCGCCGAGGGGTTCAATCTCGTCGAGGGCGGTGGCGGGGCGCATGTGGCCCTGGCGGTGAAGGTGCCCGTCGGACGTGAGCAGTCCGACGGGCAGCATGAAGGGAAGTTCGTTCACACTCGGTCACCCTTGGCGGCAGCCTCCGGAAGGTGAAGCGCGGGGCCAGCCGACTGACTGGGAGAGGCGAAGTGGGGGCAGGCGTGGGCCGCCCCCGGTGGGGTGAGGTTCAGCCGCCGACGGGCACGCGCTTGTAGCCCTCGTGCGTGATGGTCAGTTCCTCGATGGCGACCTCATTGCTCTTGGCGTCGTAGGTGGGGCCGTTGAGTTTGCTGGGCCAGGCGCGCTCGAAGGTCCAGGCGGCGACGGGCTCGCCTTTCTGGTTGTGGAGGGTGATGGTGCCGCTGCGGCGGGCTTCGTCCATCTTGCCTTCCTCGACCTGCTGGCGCCAGCCCCACATGTCCATGTCGTTGGTGATGCCGCGCTTGAGGACGATGTCGTTGTACTTCATGGTGCCGGGTTCGCGGATCAGGACGGCGCGGCCCTTCTCGTCGGTGGCGCGGTACTCGACGACCTGGCTCTCGCTGCCCAGGCCGGTGCATTCGCGGAAGGCGCCGACAACTTTGTTGTCGAACTGGACGCTGAAGTAGGCGGCGACGAGCGGATCTCTGCGGGTGGGTGCGGTCATGGTGTACCTCCGGGGTCAGGTGAGGGGATGCGGGATGGATGGACTGGAGGGCTTACTGCCCGCCACCGGCGTGCTGGCTGAAGCGGAACACGATGAACTCGGCCGGTTTGACCGGCGCGAGGCCGATCTCAACCTGCAGGACGCCGCGGTCGCGGAGTTCGGAGGGGTTGAGTTCGGTGTCGCACTTCACGTAGAAGGCCTCGCGGGGTGTGTTGCCGAACAGCGCGCCGTCGCGCCAGACGCTGGTGAGGAAGGAGTTGATGTCGCGGCGGATGCGGAACCACAGGTTCTCATCGTTGGGTTCGAACACAGCCCACTGGGTGCCGCGCTCGATGCTCTTCTCGACGTAGTTGAACAGGCGGCGCACGGGCACGTAGCGCCACTGGGCGTTGCTGGACAGCGTCCGGGCGCCCCAGACGCGCACGCCCATGCCGGGGAACTCGCGGATGCAGTTCACGCCGATGGGGTTCAGGATGTCCTGCTCGCTCTTGGTGACCTGGATGGCCGGCCCGAGGATGCCGCGCACGATCTCGTTGGCGGGGGCCTTGTGCACGCCGCGTTCCACGTCGTTGCGGGCGTAGATGCCGGCCACGAAGCCGCTGGGCGGGACCATCATGGGGTTGCCGTCCGGACCTTCGACCTTTACCCAGGGGTAGTACATGGCGGCGTAGCTGGTGTCGAAGTTGGTGTCGACGTTGCGCCACTTCACGACCTGCTGCGGGGTGAGGTCGGGCGGGGTGTCGAGCAGCGCGATGCGGTTGGCGTTGCGCTCGCAGTGGTCGATCAGGGCGCGCTGGACGCTCTTGACGCCGTCCTCGTTGATCATGCCGGCCTGGTAGGCGCTCATCAGGTCAGGCACGGCGATCATGCTGACTTCCTCGGCGATTTCCAGGCTCTCGATGCCGCTGCGGCCGTCGACGCTGCCCACGAAGTCCTGACCACGGATCTCGCGGCCCTGCTCGATGACGTTGCTGTCGGCCTGCAGGACGTAGGCCCCGGGTTCCGGGGCGCGCTCGACGAGGGGGCCGGCGCTGCTGGTCTCCTCGATGGTGATCAGCACGCTTTCCTTGTTCACAACCTCGGCGACGCTGCGGGTGTGCTTTTTGCCCATGCTGACGTTCGGGAAGGTCTCGGTGACGTCGTTGCGGGTGACTTTCAGGGTGAACAGGCCGTCGCTGCCTTCCTCGGGGTCGGTCTTGCCGTCCTTGCCTTTGGGCGCCTCGCCGGGCTTGATGGGGTCGGCGGGCAGCACCTCGATCTGGATGTCGCTCTGGCGGCCGTCCCGCGCGGCGATGCTGAGGCTGGGCACGGCCTTGCTGGCGCGGCTGGGCAGCTGGAGGGGGCGGGCGGCTTCAACGGTGCGCTTGCTCTGGGTGGCCTGGGCGGGCACGAGGCGCACGACGTAGCAGCGGGTGCCGCCGTTGTTGAAGTAGGCGTAGACGCTCTGGGCGAGGTACGCGCCGTCCATGAAGGGGTTCTTCTCGCCGCGGGCGTCGGTGGTGCCGAAGATCTCCTTGAACTGCTGCCAGTTGGCAATGAAGACCGG of the Deinococcus radiotolerans genome contains:
- a CDS encoding phage tail protein, with protein sequence MTAPTRRDPLVAAYFSVQFDNKVVGAFRECTGLGSESQVVEYRATDEKGRAVLIREPGTMKYNDIVLKRGITNDMDMWGWRQQVEEGKMDEARRSGTITLHNQKGEPVAAWTFERAWPSKLNGPTYDAKSNEVAIEELTITHEGYKRVPVGG
- a CDS encoding phage tail sheath family protein, with translation MAEYLSPGVYVEEIQSGPRPIEGISTTTAAFVGFAPSGPANTPVFIANWQQFKEIFGTTDARGEKNPFMDGAYLAQSVYAYFNNGGTRCYVVRLVPAQATQSKRTVEAARPLQLPSRASKAVPSLSIAARDGRQSDIQIEVLPADPIKPGEAPKGKDGKTDPEEGSDGLFTLKVTRNDVTETFPNVSMGKKHTRSVAEVVNKESVLITIEETSSAGPLVERAPEPGAYVLQADSNVIEQGREIRGQDFVGSVDGRSGIESLEIAEEVSMIAVPDLMSAYQAGMINEDGVKSVQRALIDHCERNANRIALLDTPPDLTPQQVVKWRNVDTNFDTSYAAMYYPWVKVEGPDGNPMMVPPSGFVAGIYARNDVERGVHKAPANEIVRGILGPAIQVTKSEQDILNPIGVNCIREFPGMGVRVWGARTLSSNAQWRYVPVRRLFNYVEKSIERGTQWAVFEPNDENLWFRIRRDINSFLTSVWRDGALFGNTPREAFYVKCDTELNPSELRDRGVLQVEIGLAPVKPAEFIVFRFSQHAGGGQ
- a CDS encoding eCIS core domain-containing protein, with protein sequence MPLPRPGVQRSPAAVPAVPLSTPPGVDGVLSALAHAAHRDGHGTPLAPGELAALRDVLGTSVADVRVIRRPEVAPALRAARADGLTLGDTVFLPHDLPLDRPAGLALAAHEFTHARRARDPLFVPSALTHAAPQAADEEAVALATEHAAFEHTPDPAPPRRAPGLPAPWEPLPTWSGEPSLSSGPRPGAARLPAAPAPRPSSPPPGPGAVPWHAAAADRPAPAPPAKAASRPPEDQAVGRRAPQTAAVDLDQMARDVYARLREQLSQEMRRLN
- a CDS encoding phage tail protein, producing MSRVPRVSATVRGGVARADTPAGQASVRTDSRGVQASHNLSAEAAARRFGLPVPTTPQKAAHQVLSNHRYHVAIDGLEQAAFSEVSGLTIETETMDFIEGGVNDRVLRLPVRSKVGNLTLKRGVVAGQKLLQWHLNIVQGYLDVRNVTITVYQTTGAVLTRFELLQAYPVKWSGPQFAGSGDAVAVETLELAHAGFLQISQ